In Streptomyces sp. NBC_00091, the following proteins share a genomic window:
- the rpmE gene encoding 50S ribosomal protein L31: MKREVHPEYVETQVSCTCGASFTTRSTLTEGTIRAEVCSECHPFYTGKQKILDTGGRVARFEARFGKGAAKK, from the coding sequence TTGAAGCGCGAAGTTCACCCCGAGTACGTCGAGACCCAGGTCAGCTGCACCTGTGGCGCGTCGTTCACCACCCGTAGCACCCTGACCGAGGGCACCATCCGTGCCGAGGTCTGCTCCGAGTGCCACCCGTTCTACACGGGCAAGCAGAAGATCCTCGACACCGGTGGCCGTGTGGCCCGCTTCGAGGCCCGCTTCGGCAAGGGTGCGGCCAAGAAGTAG